A single window of Jiangella alkaliphila DNA harbors:
- the purB gene encoding adenylosuccinate lyase, which yields MPDKPSIPDVLAARYASPELARLWSQQNKIVLERRLWLAVLQAQRDLGVDVPDGVVEAYQAVLENVDLDSIAARERVTRHDVKARIEEFNALAGHEHVHKGMTSRDLTENVEQLQIRLSLEHVRDRMVAVLVRLAARAAEHAETVMAGRSHNVPAQATTLGKRFASAADETLAAFDRVSELLARYPLRGIKGPVGTAQDMLDLLGGDDARLASLEQRIAAHLGFERVLTSVGQVYPRSLDHDVVSALVQVAAGPSSLATTIRLMAGQELVTEGFKAGQVGSSAMPHKMNTRSCERVNGLAVVLRGYASMAAELAGAQWNEGDVFCSVVRRVALPDAFFAVDGLFETFLTVLDEFGAYPAVIARELDRYLPFLATTLVLMAAVKAGVGRETAHEVIKEHAVAVALSMREQGASRNELFSRLAADPRLGLDRAHLDSLVRAPLEFTGAARAQVGAVVARVDEIAAAHPVAAAYTPSPIL from the coding sequence GTGCCCGACAAGCCCTCGATCCCCGATGTCCTCGCCGCCCGCTACGCCTCGCCGGAGCTGGCCCGGCTGTGGTCGCAGCAGAACAAGATCGTCCTGGAGCGGCGGCTGTGGCTTGCCGTCCTGCAGGCTCAGCGCGACCTCGGCGTCGACGTCCCCGACGGTGTGGTCGAGGCGTACCAGGCGGTGCTCGAGAACGTCGACCTCGACTCCATCGCCGCGCGCGAGCGGGTGACGCGCCACGACGTCAAGGCGCGCATCGAGGAGTTCAACGCGCTGGCCGGCCACGAGCACGTCCACAAGGGCATGACCAGCCGCGACCTCACCGAGAACGTCGAGCAGCTGCAGATCCGCCTCTCCCTCGAGCACGTCCGCGACCGCATGGTCGCCGTCCTCGTCCGGCTGGCCGCGCGGGCCGCCGAGCACGCCGAGACCGTCATGGCCGGGCGCAGCCACAACGTCCCCGCCCAGGCGACGACGCTGGGCAAGCGGTTCGCGTCGGCGGCCGACGAGACGCTCGCGGCGTTCGACCGGGTGTCGGAGCTGCTGGCGAGGTACCCGCTGCGCGGCATCAAGGGCCCGGTCGGCACCGCGCAGGACATGCTCGACCTCCTCGGCGGCGACGACGCCCGGCTCGCGTCGCTGGAGCAGCGCATCGCCGCGCACCTGGGGTTCGAGCGGGTGCTCACCAGCGTGGGCCAGGTCTACCCGCGCTCGCTCGACCACGACGTCGTGTCCGCGCTGGTCCAGGTGGCCGCGGGGCCGTCCTCGCTGGCCACCACCATCCGGCTGATGGCCGGGCAGGAGCTGGTCACCGAGGGGTTCAAGGCCGGCCAGGTCGGCTCCAGCGCCATGCCGCACAAGATGAACACCCGCTCCTGCGAGCGGGTCAACGGCCTCGCGGTCGTGCTCCGCGGCTACGCGTCCATGGCGGCGGAGCTGGCCGGCGCGCAGTGGAACGAGGGCGACGTGTTCTGCTCGGTCGTGCGCCGGGTCGCGCTGCCCGACGCCTTCTTCGCGGTGGACGGCCTGTTCGAGACGTTCCTCACCGTCCTCGACGAGTTCGGCGCCTACCCCGCGGTCATCGCCCGTGAGCTCGACCGCTACCTGCCCTTCCTCGCGACGACGTTGGTCCTCATGGCCGCCGTCAAGGCCGGCGTCGGGCGCGAGACGGCGCACGAGGTCATCAAGGAGCACGCCGTCGCCGTCGCGCTGTCCATGCGTGAGCAGGGTGCGTCGCGGAACGAGCTGTTCTCGCGGCTGGCCGCCGACCCGCGGCTCGGGCTGGACCGGGCGCACCTGGACTCGCTGGTCCGGGCGCCGCTTGAGTTCACCGGCGCCGCTCGCGCCCAGGTCGGCGCCGTCGTGGCGAGGGTGGACGAGATCGCCGCCGCCCATCCGGTGGCGGCCGCCTACACCCCGTCCCCGATCCTGTAG
- a CDS encoding GPGG-motif small membrane protein: MEFVLWILAVILVIAGIVSLVRGQMLWGIVLIVVGLLVGPGGVSIFT; encoded by the coding sequence ATGGAATTCGTGCTCTGGATCCTGGCCGTGATCCTCGTGATCGCGGGCATCGTCTCGTTGGTCCGCGGCCAGATGCTGTGGGGCATCGTCCTGATCGTCGTCGGCCTGCTGGTCGGGCCTGGCGGCGTGAGCATCTTCACCTGA
- a CDS encoding TetR/AcrR family transcriptional regulator: MPKVVDHEQRRLELAEAALRVVVRDGAAGASVRTVAAEAGWSTGALRYYFSTQRELREFVAAVVNERVGQRIRERLEAERSRLPLLELIATLVEELIPLDEPRREEFLLWLAVTEWSRQEPLAGAEEAWDGQRRLYVEAVFALAGFEGEPVDVDPRVETWAEYLHVFVDGLATQAMFVPGRMPPGRIRAVLRRFLAEVPRLAAG, from the coding sequence ATGCCGAAGGTGGTCGACCACGAGCAGCGCCGGCTCGAGCTGGCCGAGGCGGCGCTCCGAGTGGTGGTGCGTGACGGCGCCGCGGGGGCGTCCGTGCGGACGGTGGCGGCCGAGGCCGGCTGGTCGACCGGGGCGCTGCGCTACTACTTCTCCACCCAGCGTGAGCTGCGCGAGTTCGTGGCGGCGGTGGTCAACGAGCGGGTGGGGCAGCGCATCCGCGAGCGGCTGGAGGCCGAGCGGTCGCGGCTGCCGCTGCTGGAGCTGATCGCCACGCTGGTCGAGGAGCTGATCCCGCTCGACGAGCCGCGGCGCGAGGAGTTCCTGCTGTGGCTCGCGGTGACGGAGTGGTCACGTCAGGAGCCGCTGGCCGGCGCCGAGGAGGCGTGGGACGGGCAGCGCCGCCTCTACGTCGAGGCGGTGTTCGCGCTGGCCGGCTTCGAGGGTGAGCCGGTGGACGTCGACCCGCGGGTGGAGACCTGGGCGGAGTACCTGCACGTGTTCGTCGACGGGCTGGCCACCCAGGCGATGTTCGTGCCCGGCCGGATGCCGCCGGGGCGGATCCGGGCGGTCCTGCGCAGGTTCCTCGCGGAAGTGCCACGGCTCGCGGCCGGCTGA
- a CDS encoding GAP family protein, with amino-acid sequence MGLDVILPVYGLALLDTMSPATIGISIYLLLTAGARTPRLLFSYLATVALFYFGLGTALMTGLGALVDSLGDAVNGRTAYLIQAGIGAALFVGAWFVPTKKKDAGDGAGEGGGGGRRERRAGRAQTVPAMVGLGVTTGLLEAATALPYLAAIGLMTSNELSPAQWAPLLAGYNLIMVLPGVLLFLVWRVAGERVRARFERFRDWLQANSAETLGWIMGIAGVLLVRDAVYVLNTEFQLFG; translated from the coding sequence GTGGGGCTCGACGTCATCCTGCCGGTCTATGGCCTGGCCTTGCTCGACACCATGAGCCCGGCCACCATCGGCATCTCGATCTACCTGCTGCTGACCGCCGGTGCGCGGACGCCGCGGCTGCTGTTCAGCTACCTGGCCACGGTCGCGCTGTTCTACTTCGGCCTCGGCACCGCGCTGATGACCGGGCTCGGCGCACTCGTCGACTCGCTCGGCGACGCGGTGAACGGCCGGACCGCGTACCTGATCCAGGCCGGCATCGGCGCCGCCCTGTTCGTCGGCGCCTGGTTCGTGCCGACGAAGAAGAAGGACGCCGGCGACGGTGCCGGCGAAGGCGGCGGGGGCGGACGGCGGGAGCGGCGGGCCGGGCGGGCGCAGACGGTGCCGGCGATGGTCGGGCTCGGCGTCACCACCGGCCTGCTGGAGGCCGCGACGGCGCTGCCGTACCTCGCCGCGATCGGCCTGATGACGTCGAACGAGCTGAGCCCGGCGCAGTGGGCGCCGCTGCTGGCCGGCTACAACCTGATCATGGTGCTGCCGGGCGTGCTGCTGTTCCTGGTCTGGCGGGTGGCCGGCGAGCGCGTGCGGGCACGGTTCGAGCGGTTCCGCGACTGGCTGCAGGCCAACTCCGCCGAGACGCTGGGCTGGATCATGGGCATCGCCGGCGTCCTGCTGGTCCGCGACGCGGTCTACGTGCTGAACACCGAGTTCCAGCTCTTCGGCTGA
- a CDS encoding ribbon-helix-helix domain-containing protein, which yields MADKVQFNVYLPPDVVRATKHRSIDEELSLSAFVEKVLRLYLATAEQEDPR from the coding sequence ATGGCCGACAAGGTGCAGTTCAACGTCTATCTGCCGCCCGACGTCGTCCGCGCCACGAAGCACCGCAGCATCGACGAGGAGCTGAGCCTGTCGGCGTTCGTCGAGAAGGTGCTCCGGCTGTACCTCGCCACCGCGGAGCAGGAGGATCCCCGATGA
- a CDS encoding glyoxalase/bleomycin resistance/dioxygenase family protein, whose protein sequence is MTLTVRPVRRTPHADAWVRVVEALGGVVTGRDGDRVDLALGHGRVAVVQAGEPGAELGFEAPDLLAVAAECERNGLATVSAGGRLEVTGPDGLRVHVDEHPPVMPPPGADPALSTLPLWYTPDVAGAAGVLSRLGLAPRVASHQGDWVDFVAPGGGLVAAHGTDRPSVQVSFEYDGDVRPLAARLTGHDLTASVVDENYGLTLRVPDPDGTGDIYVNQVQTDLHGYRKAGS, encoded by the coding sequence ATGACGCTGACCGTCCGCCCGGTGCGGCGCACCCCACATGCCGACGCGTGGGTCCGGGTCGTCGAGGCGCTCGGCGGCGTCGTCACCGGCCGCGACGGCGACCGCGTCGACCTCGCGCTGGGGCACGGCCGGGTCGCCGTCGTCCAGGCCGGCGAACCCGGCGCCGAGCTCGGCTTCGAGGCGCCCGACCTGCTCGCCGTGGCCGCCGAGTGCGAGCGCAACGGGCTGGCGACGGTGTCGGCCGGCGGGCGGCTGGAGGTCACCGGGCCTGACGGCCTGCGGGTACACGTCGACGAGCACCCACCGGTCATGCCGCCGCCCGGCGCCGACCCGGCGCTGTCCACGCTGCCGCTCTGGTACACGCCGGACGTCGCGGGCGCGGCCGGCGTGCTGAGCCGCCTCGGGCTGGCGCCACGCGTCGCGTCGCACCAGGGCGACTGGGTCGACTTCGTCGCGCCCGGCGGCGGGCTGGTGGCCGCGCACGGCACCGACCGGCCGAGCGTCCAGGTCTCGTTCGAGTACGACGGCGACGTCCGCCCGCTGGCGGCCCGGCTGACCGGCCACGACCTGACCGCGTCCGTCGTCGACGAGAACTACGGGCTCACGCTGCGGGTGCCCGACCCCGACGGCACGGGCGACATCTACGTCAACCAGGTCCAGACCGACCTGCACGGCTACCGCAAGGCGGGTAGTTAG
- a CDS encoding LLM class F420-dependent oxidoreductase — translation MTRPIRIGVQIQPQHADYREIRRAAAEAEDAGVDIVFNWDHFFPLRGEPDGKHFECWTMLGAWAEQTSRVEIGALVSSVGYRNPELLADMARTVDHISDGRLILGIGGGWFRRDYDEYGYEFGTAGSRLDDLGEALPRIKSRWSALNPSPTRDIPILIGGGGEKKTLRHVAEHGTIWHAFGDAGVLRHKSEVLDGWCATVGRDPNEIERSTAVSGRPGAAAEQLVELGITLFTISASGPPYDLGSLSEWVAWRDRVNAA, via the coding sequence ATGACCCGACCGATCCGCATCGGTGTCCAGATCCAGCCGCAGCACGCCGACTACCGGGAGATCCGCCGCGCCGCCGCGGAGGCCGAGGACGCCGGCGTCGACATCGTCTTCAACTGGGACCACTTCTTCCCGCTGCGCGGTGAGCCCGACGGCAAGCACTTCGAGTGCTGGACCATGCTCGGCGCCTGGGCGGAGCAGACGTCGCGCGTGGAGATCGGCGCGCTGGTGAGCAGCGTCGGCTACCGCAACCCCGAACTGCTGGCCGACATGGCCCGCACCGTCGACCACATCAGCGACGGCCGGCTGATCCTCGGCATCGGCGGCGGCTGGTTCCGGCGCGACTACGACGAGTACGGCTACGAGTTCGGCACCGCGGGCAGCCGGCTCGACGACCTCGGCGAGGCGCTGCCGCGGATCAAGAGCCGCTGGTCGGCGCTGAACCCGTCGCCCACCCGCGACATCCCGATCCTCATCGGCGGTGGCGGCGAGAAGAAGACGCTGCGCCACGTCGCCGAGCACGGGACCATCTGGCACGCCTTCGGCGACGCCGGCGTGCTGCGGCACAAGAGCGAGGTGCTGGACGGCTGGTGCGCGACCGTCGGCCGCGACCCGAACGAGATCGAGCGCTCGACGGCGGTCAGCGGCCGGCCCGGCGCGGCGGCCGAGCAGCTGGTCGAGCTGGGCATCACCCTGTTCACCATCAGCGCGTCCGGCCCGCCGTACGACCTCGGCTCGCTGAGCGAGTGGGTGGCCTGGCGCGACCGCGTCAACGCAGCCTGA
- the folE gene encoding GTP cyclohydrolase I FolE gives MSREPVPPGQFDHARVEAAVRELLVAIGEDPKRDGLLDTPARVARAYEEMFNGLRQDPADVLTTTFELGHEEMVLVKDIELASMCEHHLVPFYGFAHVGYIPGPSGRIAGLSKLARLVDVFAKRPQVQERLTSQVANSLVDLLKPAGVIVVVEAEHLCMTMRGVRKPGAKTVTSAVRGQLRDATTRAEAMSLIIGR, from the coding sequence GTGAGCCGAGAGCCGGTTCCACCCGGGCAGTTCGACCACGCCCGGGTGGAGGCGGCCGTCCGCGAACTGCTGGTCGCGATCGGCGAGGACCCCAAGCGCGACGGCCTGCTCGACACCCCGGCGCGGGTCGCCCGGGCGTACGAAGAGATGTTCAACGGCCTGCGCCAGGACCCCGCTGACGTCCTGACCACGACGTTCGAGCTGGGCCACGAGGAGATGGTGCTGGTCAAGGACATCGAGCTGGCCTCGATGTGCGAGCACCACCTGGTCCCGTTCTACGGCTTCGCCCACGTCGGCTACATCCCCGGACCGTCGGGGCGCATCGCCGGGCTGTCCAAGCTGGCCCGGCTGGTCGACGTCTTCGCCAAGCGGCCGCAGGTGCAGGAGCGGCTCACTTCTCAGGTGGCGAACTCCCTGGTCGACCTCCTCAAGCCGGCCGGCGTCATCGTCGTCGTCGAGGCCGAGCACCTGTGCATGACGATGCGCGGCGTGCGCAAGCCGGGAGCGAAGACGGTCACCAGCGCCGTCCGCGGCCAGCTGCGCGACGCCACCACACGCGCCGAGGCGATGAGCCTGATCATCGGCCGCTGA